The Amphiura filiformis chromosome 6, Afil_fr2py, whole genome shotgun sequence genome segment agacccaacaTCTCAAAATTCCGGgaccccattttatccctgaagaTTTTCTGGGGGCAGTCCCCCAGGCACCCCCTGACACTATCCATTTGTTACCCTCCCAAATAAAACTGCATAACTGGtttaaatttatttcatttcaatttggGAACATATTAAATCTAAAGCGTTCAAAACCACAGTAACGATGTATCATTTACTTTGGGCGCACACTGATTAAACAAAATCTACCTCGAGTCAAAAGACAGTATCAAcgattttgtttttttatatatatgtaGTGCGTTTTGACTGGGAAGTAGAGCTGTTGCCGACAAACCAATTTTCCTGATTGTcgacaataataataaataataataattgagcACAAGATTACACTGAAATGGTGAAATAATAGGATTCATTTTGTAGTGGTAAGTTACCAATTTGATTCCGTGTATTTAatgataatattttgatgtaagtAAACGACGCATAAtgtggtctctgaacttaatattttgactttattgacttattgctttgtcgacaacatGTCGACGTCGGATCATGAGATTTgatgattgtcgacaatgaaaattcAACTTGACAACAGCGGACAGCATTACTGTGAAGAGAGATGATTGTCAAAAGTGCTAATAAATAAAACACATCGTGTGAAACATTAACAGTGATTATTTAACGCTGATCATAATACAACAGTTGAGCAGCGTTGTGGACAATTTCCATCACTGTGAATGTAAGTCATCCGGGAAGTAATCATTATAATTCGTTATGTTGTAGTGAAAATAACCATTCAGAGTGATTAATGTTTTATATATAATATCAATTGTGACATGAAAATGGGCACTTAAGGGtaaacgaggtattgttggtcgaagcaacctaaaaatcgattttcattatctatatcaatatattattgaaaattaacgcctagccgccttgatgttttgcaaaagttaattctacaaatcatatactttgcaaacttgcttaatttatcatgtttattgttgtttatgagttatgtacgttttacaaaagtgttgttatttcagccctctttacaacgtaactcaagaaccgcagcacctataaaagtgtatctgtgatattttaattcttctacacgctcgctatgaattgagcaatgcagtttttgccaaagctcactaccattcgtaagatgctgtgaactaccaaattacaacagtttaaaataattaataaccttaacgtTGATCAGATTGCAAGAGTTGAGAACCATTTGTAGAATATTTCCACCATATATTTTATGTCGTCCATTATGCTGTAGTGAAAATAACATATATTGACTTGCTTCAAGTGAAATTCACCAAACAATATAATATATGAACGTTTGTTAAGAACTCAACTCTACAACTAATTTGAATAAAATCATAAAAGTTAAAAAAACTCCGtgtacagtatttttatgggacctgagagcacattttttaattcgctcaaagtaaattgtatggcaaattattaaaaaataatattttttatattttttgacatttaacagtccttgaagtaaacttaataaatctaaggATGTGTGGATAAGGTGGGTGACTAACCCCTTAATTGGTGCAGTTTCACTTTGTTTgtcatttttatttatctttaataATGGCAACATAGAAAACGGTCTGTGTAACAACGCAGTTTGTTTGCCCAAGTAGCAGGGCTCTCATCAGACCTTAGTGAAGATCGATGTTTAATTTCCTCATCGGTTAGCTCCATACCAGAAATATTGCATACCCACAATGCCTCTTATATTTACATCACATTTTCATTGAAGAAGCATTCGAGGCTAAAATCATAAACTGCAAGACGCAAAGAATTCTGGTTTGCAGTGATATTATATGTTTCAGCAACTTCGGTCTATTACATAGAACGTtgatttgaattttcaaataACAAATACAATAATTGATTAGCTTTGATtgtcctattgggctattccgttaaaaatccatactccccctgtggaagatttagctaaagtcttccacagaaggagtatgagttttgaatagaatagacaattgggtaacttcaatttgaaatactcgctgcagttataggtaaagccataatacagggggagcgtgggtttcaaaataattgtaaccgttcacggcgaatgagccgtaaattcctcccccggtcaattttgttttatttcgtgtttaaaaaataaacatcataaacttaaaaatggtacagctcaactgatcatacttttcctacattcgaccttgcatgatttttgagttgacacagtcatgaaactaactatagatacttgacagaccattagtagcccagttctgaaccttttcattgatcattcataacaataggtatctgatggatcagtgaagataagaagagattataatatatccgtaaccttgatattatagtacatctcgaggaaaaagtgcaatggacatgttttcattttatgtttcaaatatcccgagcatgaaaattgagtattgaacccaaaatggaaaatttattggaaatctgtttaacagatttttttgacatctttttctgcactgtattatacctaaattaagaaatttgataaatattcaaagaaaatataggtcatccaaaaaatccaaaaaaataaaacaaaatatcttcaaaaatttttattagctaagaaaaacgtagaacagtaacggtatatgcacacataaattgtggttacccagtgtatatgtggtattttttaatttggggtcaaaggtaattaaggggtcacttccggtataaatagatatacttataaaatgcatcttcttccacaaattacgtaggacagtgacgccacttgcacacatgcattggtgttacccagtgtatatggggtgtacacagatttggggtcaaaggtcattaggggtcacttccggtataaaacgaaataccttcaaaaaaatttattagctaagaaaaacgaaggacagtgacggtatgttcatatatgaattgtggttactcagagtatatgtggtatttttttattttgggtcaaacgtcattaaggggtcacttccggtctgagacgaaaacccttcaaaatgtcccttctgccacaaataacatggcatagtgatgccacgtgcaaatgtgcattgacattagccaatgtctatggggttttcatatattttggggtcaaaggtcattaagaggtcacaacacggctgtgttcgtggtcttagaccacagctaagtctagttaattTTCCTTCAGGAAATTCGAGACAGGTAAAGATTCTTAAAACATAACAATGATAAATTGTGATGTTGTTTTTCACCCAGtatacaaatttattggtctcgctgcaactggttttaaaatattggactcaattACGTcacgtccaatattttaaaagccATACTTGACCAAGAAATGTGTGTATtgagttcaaaccatccaattcagtacactagaaacgtgttgatatgtatttCTTTggaaatcgccgaatgttaagcaCAATCACCGTGGCacaataggcatctttagcattcatagtgccttggcagtggttcgaaccctggtgaaaattttagtatttttttattctttttactaatgcgctgtgccgtttttcaaacacgcccctgaatttCCACCTTCGTGTAAAAAACGCACATTTTACAATGTGAAACGGTTAATGCTCTTTGTGTAATGATTGATCATCATCAATCGACTGTTGTGCGGTTGCTATGAAGACGATTCATCCAGTAACATTGTAGCCAGCAATCAATCTTTCCTCATCTTCTTTATATATATCCGTGggatgtacaggctgtatcaaaatgattggtacccatcagtttccagtgatatggaTATGACTGCCACATGAAAATGAAACAGAGGATCCACATAATTTCTTGAtcaatgtcataaacagtcatatagCTAACAATTATGGTagtttcaagaggatccaatgttgcatttgtaaGAAGCATGTTTATCAATAACcaccaaaactgatgggtaccaatcattttgatacagcctgtatttagCTTCAATCAAGATAACCCAAATAGTCATCAGCGTAAGAATTCAGATTCTTCACTTATAACATGATTCCCGTCAGCCTATATTGAAGATCGATGTTTAATTTCCTTCATTGCTTGGCTATGCACCATAGTTATTGTGCACCCGCTTGTCCCAGCTCTTTTGGATAAAACGTTGTATTTTGCTTAGAcatattcaacatcataagtacaaatcgactgctcagtgccagaagtgggtaagtgcaatagctgccctgtaaatatttggcaatttataTACAGTATATTTTACTcatctgcacatggcagctacacatggcagctaatacacttacccacttctggcattgagAATACTGAGCAGTCGAAACGTAGAACCAAATTATTGAATCACCAACTCGTAAACGCAAAGCATTCTGGTTCAATATAATATTGCTATTTCTGATCTTGTTCTCAGATGAAACGTGCCGAGTGTTTTGTACGATTGTTAATATAATATTTGGTAAAACATCGTCCTTGACAACGGTAtataaattggttttcaatttcAAGGTAAAATGTTGTTCTTTGCAACAAGATGCTTCAGAACATACCGCTATGAACATTAAGGTTAGAACTAGCCTAGCAGTGGTTCAGTGCTAAATGTGACAATGGCTCCGCGCGCTATGCTAAGGCATCGCGATCAGAGGAACTAGACTAGACTAGGCCCGTTCACAAACCGCGACGATCCTCGAATACCGAGCGGAGCGATTCAGCCAAACTAGTTGGCCAGTGCAAGTTGATCATCTCGGAGTATATTGCCTCGGAGTGTAGACTATATGAGATGGTACTAAGCTGATGCTaatcagtttcagttttatttaccaaCAAATCAAAATATATACATAGGAAATAATAGAATGGAAATACGTCTGCAAGTGGATGACCTATACACTGATCCGCcctcgccattactgcggtgtccccgatgtaaaactgcggtgtcccgaggtcgggggttccatccattatttattgtgtgctatacagaattgtacacggGAAATGaacacaacagtgattttcaatacacaatcatgagtaatgaattacgaattaaatctcccgctctggtacatatGTATTTcagtcaatagagggccaaatacagtaaacgcttctcggatttgTGTATACAGAGCATAAATGGTCAATAATTTAGAATGTCGCCCTCATTCTTCATCTTGTTTGGGTTAACACAAATACATGCGCAATGTAGACGTCTGAAGGATTTAGTCTAGTGCTAATTACGGTAGAGCATTTAATAGACTCGCATAAAAACACATCCATATCAGTCCCATAAGTGGTAGGAAGAGTATGAGCGGCACTTGTAATCATAAGACTTACACAGTCAACTCTTGTCAATCAAGATTTCAAATCGATTCAGAAAAAAGTCCACCAAAAACCTAGATATGAATCTAGTGCCAGAAGTAAGTAAGTACAattgctgccctgtgaacatttggcaatttacacacagtatattgtactcatctacacatggtagctattgcatttacccacttctggcacttacccacttctggcagtcGACGAAAAAAAAATGGTCGACGAAATATGGTCGAATATCTATACAATACTACAGTAGATGATAGTTATTAAGAACCCTGAAATTATCATGGAACCTTTTGGGCCTCATTGCAGCAAAATTGAAATATACATATCTATTATCATGTAATGTATGGCGCAACGTCAGATTTATGTAAAACTGCTCGGTATTGGAGGAAAATTATTAAAAACCATGATTTTGATCTACAAATGTTGTGGACAACTAGTAACAAATGGGGGCGAAAAATACGTTACATATGGCATACATATATCAACTATCAACGATGCAATTCAAACAGATTCTTCAGTTCACTCTTGAACATCCAGAATTGTTCCGGTTTAATCATTAGCCGGCTAACTTAAAGATTAAAATCGTGCCTTAAATTGCATGCAGAAGGACGTACCGTACTGGAGAGACATAAAGCACGTTGAACTTGAGCGTGATATCTTCTGCAACTTACATGTACAAGGTgctctcaaaatctcattttATTGTTGCTGTGATATGTTAAAACCGCCAAATCTAAGTGTCATTTTGAATAGCGGATGGACCTTACATTGTTTTAGTCGGAAATTGAATTTCGACACATCTCAGAGACAACTATTTACACTACGTAGCGCACTTGTTCTAAAACTAACGATGAATTCGTCTCCACTTTCAACGCTACAAACTATGTCGCAAACTACAATGAATAATTCGAATTCTTCACCAATTAATGAAGACCGTCACTATCCACCTCCAATTTTGGCCATACGCGTTACCTTTGTCGTGCTGACTGCTATTCTATCAGTTTTTAGCAACATCTTGTGTTTGGCGGTTCTTCCATATATGAGAAACAGCATACCAGAAAACAATAGACTAATAATGATGTCACTTTCAGCAGCAGATTTGGGAATAGGAATAGTGTCTACTCTAAGTATTCCCCCTGTTGTTCTTGGATTTTGGCCTTATGGAGACATGCTCTGCGATATTGCTTCAATTCTAATGAATTGTTTTAGTGGCATTTCAATCTTTTCTCTCATTCTTATTAGTTTAGATCGGTATTTAGCCGTTACTAAACCACTGCGTTATCCGGCTTTAGTAACACGCAAACGAACCATCGTAGCCATACTGGTACTATGGCTGCTTGAATTAATAgcgtgttttgttttatttccatttaTTGGAGTACCCGTAAAGTACAATAGACCCGTGGCAAAATGTACACCTCTGTGGAGACCAGGGGACGATACAGCAATACTCCTAATATCCCTCACTTTCGTGGTTATCATACCATTTTTCTTGATGATTTTCATATATACAAGGATGTTCCTAATAACAAGAAAGCATATCAAATGGATGCAAACTATGGCTGGAGGAGCACAAATTATACATGATAGGCACGGCAAACCAATGTCAACTCACAATGATCGTAAATCCAGTCGGATATTTTGCACCATAACATTTGCGTTTGGACTATTATGGGTTCCTTGCACAGTCACATCTTTCTACGAGAATTTGACTGAAACACCGGTTCACGAAACGATTCAGTTTGTTGTCATCTGGGCTGCGGCGTCTGCGAGTTGGATAGATGTCGTGATATTTGCTTGGATATGCAGTGGCTTCCGACGAGCGGCGAAGAAGCTTATATCTGAAACTCATAATAAATGTTTCAGAACAAGTGACGAGGTGGAGCCCCGGGTGGTGCCTCTTCACGTAAGGGTGGCCCAGAATAGCACAGATACAAGTAGAGAACAGAGACATCAATGATCATCACTTTTAttccaaattaaattaaattaaactttaaTACGGATTCGTAAAACAAATGACGTGAAGCCATTGCTGAAGAAAGCGTTATGGGTAATTTTGCTATATTCAACTAGGAAGCAAACATAAATTTGACACTTTTCTTACCGATAATTCCCTGCAAATAAAAGAGGGTTGATTGCAAGTAATTGTGAACCATTTGATAAGTATTAATATATTCACTTTACCAGTGtacggttatatttataaatgcgcttttataaatacgcacgtgaccatctCCGCattgccataacagcttatagacagtaagtctcgaagtgaccttctacatagcgagtggtcttcctatatatttgaatgcaaaggcggaacaacatgagactgctgtgcagcaaaattgtctattttgttcaactttgtgattatattgtaaacgtttccgtcgttgaatattttttccgtcgtcaaatactttcaaaatgttgtttttgataacatatgtgacccctcggcacaactgagcccggatgtcgccagtgccactattgagatatgttccattgaacttaacaataaacaataggaaacaaaggatttattgactgttttatttatttttcactacttaaatgtcaagtactatagacatgatatacatcattttaaagctaatttcaagcagaatattttggttgaatatctcaaaaatgatgattggcgacttcagggctcagttgtgctgaggggtcacatattacaaattcagaattgcaaaatgtgtaataattgtgcaattcaattaatacttaaatttgatgatatttatctacagagttcctgtccctttctgtatagtggtcaatgcatgaggatttggtcacgcttgctggtattggtatgtcgtgcccatgggtcacgtgcgcatttataaaagcgcatttataaatataaccgaagtacactgtttacCAGACTATCCCTTGCTCGGAGCTATATGAGGGAAAAGAACTGACGTGATGCAAATGAAGGAAAAGAAAAcgaccatagcaataggtgaatacatttttttgaatatattgcactttactagtacgttcacgcggtacctctgcattgaaccatatatcaccaaatagattcatcaggattgtccattgaaattatTTACATAGTTCTAAAACATTAATCCAAtataaaataggtgatgttgacatacctcaatgacgtttcgttctgtatcacagcactttctcaatacaaattgaatgaccagctttggccttagacgtctgttgcttcctgttggtagctgacgtaggtggcgctgttagtaactggtcatagatgtgcggaaggaagtagctTCCACAAATCGTCTAATAACACAAAATCTAATCTATACAAAGAAGAAAAACTGGCTTTGGTAGATCCAGGGATATGGTAGATCTCAAGAAAGATGACAATATCGTAATTTTACTGCCAGCGGATAAAGGCAAATCTACAGTGGTCTTAAACTAAGTTGATTATGAAGAGAAAGTAAACAACATGTTGAGCGATGAAAAACATACCAAAAACTGAAATCTGACCCAACATCTAAATATAAGGATAAGATTCTTGTTATGTTAAAGAAAACTGTACCCCACTGCAGAGAACACGCCACGAATGTATTGTACACCTAAAATGCATAAACCTGGTACCCCGGTAAGACCTATTGTAGATTATTGTGGTTCCATCGCCCCATGTACGGGACCTCAAAAGAACTGGCTCGTATCTTAGGTCCTTTGGTAGGTCAGACCCAACACCACGTAGTCAATTCAAAAGACCTAGCGAATGGTCTAGCGGAGATTTTAATTGATGAAGGAGAAGAGTTTATGTCTCACGAATCTCACGATTCTTTAAATATCATTAGGAAGCGACTGGAAGATGACAACACGTTGAAAGAAAGGCCTAAGCTTTCGATAGTTGACATCATGGAAGTTCTTGAGTGCGCACTCACCACCACTTACTTTTCCTTCCGGGGACAAATATATCAACAACGCGTTGGCACAGCTATGGGTTCGCCCGTCAGCCCGATTGTAGCGAACTTGTGCATGGTGTGGCTTGAACAAGAATCGCTCGTCACAGCCCCCCTTGACATAAAACCTAGGCTATGGAAACGTTATGTGGATGATGTGTTGGAAATTGTTGACAAAGGATCCGCAGAACCCCTCACAGAGTATCTAAATCAAATAGACAAAACCGGCAATATTAAGTTCACCTATGGAACGGAAGAAAATAAGGAAATTCCTTTCTTGGATACACTAATAGTCAAGAAACCAAACGGTTCAATCAAGCTCTTAGTTTACAGAAAAGCGACACATACAGATCAATATCAGATATATGCAGATTCTGCATTTCCAATCGCACCACCCCTAACAACACAAACTCAGTGTAATCCGGACACGTATGGACAGGAAAGATAAAGTTGTCACCGAGGAGAAAGATAGGGCAATGTATGGAGCTGAAGGAAGCTAGAATAAAGGAAGCTCTTTCACGCTGTGGATACCCGGAGTGGGCATTTAAATCTGTTCAGAAACCGAGCAAGCCAATAGTCAAAGATCAGTCGCAAACCAAAAGCCGCGGTTTTGTGTGTCTCCCGTACAAGCAGGGTCTCTCGGAAAAGACAAAGAGAATTTCAAAGAGGCACGGTTACCAAGCAAATTTCAAGCCACATAAAACGCTAAGAAACCGTTTATGAAATTCCATACTTAGGTTGCCCAAAATCTTACTTCGGTGAAACTTCAAGACTCTTTGGTACGAGAATGAAAGAGCACAAATCTGAATCAGACGCAGCTTCGAAAAAACCCTACACCAGGGCACAAAAAAATCATCTGTAGAAAGCGCCCCTAGGAAATCCGCTCTTACGGATCATGTCGCCGAAGACAATCACGTGATCGGTTGGGACGAAGCAAAGAAAAAAGACATTCAGTTGAAACCAACAGAAAAAGAAGACATATAAAGGAATCAATTTGGATAcgaaagagggggcaggctaatacactcaacagggattgtggaaactacttccttccgcatatCTATGAGCAGTTACTAACAGCaccacctacgtcagctaccaacaggaagcaacagacgtctaaggtcaaagctggtcattcaatttgagaaagtgctgtgttacagcacgaaacgtcattgaggtatgttaacatcacctattttatattggatttgttttagaactaTGTAAATAATGTGAACCATGTCATAGATTGTAattctattcgctgtcgaagtgacgtaataattggattaactaccatagaaataGATGAATATAACTtttgacgtttcgtgctgtaacacagcactttctcaaattgaatgcaatcatagattgaatacaataccgctcttttcaaagatactaattaggtgcgagtgatcagcatttctttgacatctatggttcaatgcatatacagggtgtcccagaaaaaattaccgggcgaatgaatttggacgtaagtcgagaagtagacatcagaatcaaaaaatctaaatatcagtgggtagcccatcttattttgcatcaaatacgcaaattttactggaatcggttgactgattgcgaagaaatgagcgattacataacgcatgcgtcaattcacttcattccaagtttgaggaaaatcattcaacacaatgcgcactagtggttaacagttactgtcaatgggcttcatattttgtaccgtgaaatccttttcgttctttataaataacatgtatcttgccaaacatttaattaggttttgttcaaatttgcaaacctgcacgatattgaaaatgaaagcttggaTGTAAGATGATGTTCGGTACTTGTAAAatatctttttcgttaatgttgatataaatgttgtgcataaagaattattgcataaagcatTCCATCTAGCTtataaaattctcacacacaataatgtttttggaatatttccaagaaattattatgcaaagttttaatcttttaaaacttcaacattaatgttgcatggtatcaaaaaccaCACGTACGAGCTGTAAGCACTTgctcattgtcattcttggctcaaatgttctttggaaagttaaaatataacatttgcacaacataaagaattgaagttggaaagcttccaattgcagaaatcaaagcgCTAAcggttattcatcttcagtgaaagcatggacACCGTcgaatagataatgtggactaaatttagtGAGATACACAAAAAGCaactgttgatcaaacttggaatgaactgcattgatgcgcgcattatgtaattgttaatttcttcacaaccattcaaccgaatcaaatacaattttcgtacGTGATGTACAagaaaataggctatgcgctacattttaaattttttgattttgatgtctagttctcgacttacattcaattttattctttcggtaattttttatgggacaccctgtataccgcGTGAAcatagggcgatctattcaaaaagtatattcatctattgctatggtagttaatccgattagaatagaatattcatatgctgatcactcgcacctgtaagattagtatctttgaaaaaagcggtattgtattcaatctataattgcagacatacacaggtgatgagtgcagggcgatatattaaaaaacagCTGCAAATAAGCAGAATTGTAGCTACATAAGATAACCTAAgctggaattttaaaaaaaatagcataATTAGGCCGAGAGCTTATTATAATAGTCAATGACGGAATATGAACACGCCTGCATTTTTCAGTATATAGTCTTAGCCAAAATAATCAACCTGGGTCAATTTTCTTTATGAGAGTGGCCATAGTGTTTTTGTTGTATATTTCTTGCTATGTTGTTTTGAGCGCTGTGATCATTTGAaatggcgctatataaaagcctattgtatgtattgtatgtatgtGAACAGAATTTTTTCAACCCAGTTAGAACCCGGATTAACTCGGGTCCCGGGTAAATAATTTATATGTGAACATGTCCTTACTTGGGAAGGAAGATTGATTctaccatagaccatttaaaacagaTTCTACTCGCTAATAAATGAAGCACACCGTGGGAAGCATTAACAGTGATTAATATCATATAATATCAATTGTGATATGAAAAGAGGCACTTATCGTTGATCAGAATGCCACAGTTGAGAACCATGTATAGAGGATTTCCACCATATCACTGTTAATTTGTGTCATGCATCATCATTATGAGTTCTATTATGTTGTAGTGGAGTGGAAGTGATATTAACTGGCTTATTAATATTTCAAATGGTTCAAGTGAGTTTCACCAAAGCATAGAATATAAGAACGTTTATAAGGAACTCAAATCTAATTTGAGAAAAATTCGATTCGTTAAGGTCAAAAAACGTCGCATTAATTGTTGGCCTTTCACCTGGtttgttctttttatttatctttaactctctccacgtgggtgtaGACTGCAGACGTCAAgtttcaaaacaatttttaaaattaaaaacatttaagggctggggtatgaacgtttggacagtatttattttgggacatcagagcacatcagacatatcgaattgcattctgaatacgaagaatgtcattctgatatcaaataattttgatttttgaaattcgcaatttaatacacattttatggcaaatcattaaaactgatatttttgatatttaacagtacttgaagtaaactttataaatctgatgatttatacttaaagtgtatgtaggtgggatgaaaagccgacgatcaattgaaaattttgacctttcgtattgaagatatggatttttttcccaaaacaccaaaaaaattaggtctttttgtgaaaaaaatccatatcttcaatatgaaaggtcaaaattttcaattgtccgTCGGcttttttcctcc includes the following:
- the LOC140154495 gene encoding uncharacterized protein, whose product is MYGTSKELARILGPLVGQTQHHVVNSKDLANGLAEILIDEGEEFMSHESHDSLNIIRKRLEDDNTLKERPKLSIVDIMEVLECALTTTYFSFRGQIYQQRVGTAMGSPVSPIVANLCMVWLEQESLVTAPLDIKPRLWKRYVDDVLEIVDKGSAEPLTEYLNQIDKTGNIKFTYGTEENKEIPFLDTLIVKKPNGSIKLLVYRKATHTDQYQIYADSAFPIAPPLTTQTQCNPDTYGQER